From Paenibacillus polymyxa, the proteins below share one genomic window:
- a CDS encoding DnaD domain protein — MRMKNLLHYTENHRYCVYREFGLSALDELMLGSVYQPMVGAFAVSLYRLLFQHVPVGQIGYSPLEQQRRLFLTLGLEPSEKGRKYLIEQTSKLEAVGLLQTSRLYAPETDDYMYEYEMQPPLAPAEFFRTQHLTLLLRDKIGKFAVLSLRESLWSRESSEWSQSSHNKENISVPFYELFELNTHVIDYELEQALSEVSTSRQTGALASESEEALNYADIILRFPRESANRKHVERLRFEHEQLGMVNYVVRKFDLSVQDISRLLDEDGIFTEAGDLLLDELQLRASQHSRQERKRQEEQQVQAAKVVALRQRETSTPEEPPAEQAVEMEFYVEVPPQFTAKCDIHQYNMMLRNEPYRRLLQTFFPGTVPGNLLDIFEKIDISYKLPGEVINVLIHYLMSLLVSGSDQRINRNFVEAVASNMLLKQVNTYEKAVQYIRDQAKVKGKQSTASSSGGRSRTYAKNNGPAKPSIPIVQDQPSEESVSEEELDELLRLAERLQSGKQKKV; from the coding sequence ATGCGGATGAAAAACCTGCTGCACTATACTGAGAACCACCGCTACTGCGTTTATCGGGAGTTTGGCTTGAGCGCACTGGATGAATTGATGCTGGGAAGTGTCTATCAGCCGATGGTAGGCGCATTTGCGGTCAGTCTATATCGACTGTTGTTCCAGCATGTGCCAGTCGGACAGATTGGTTATTCGCCGTTGGAACAGCAACGTCGACTTTTTCTGACACTGGGACTGGAGCCAAGTGAGAAGGGACGCAAGTATTTGATTGAACAGACCTCCAAGCTGGAGGCTGTCGGTCTGTTGCAGACGTCCAGGTTGTATGCGCCCGAAACGGACGATTATATGTATGAATATGAGATGCAACCACCGCTCGCACCTGCTGAATTTTTCAGAACGCAGCACCTTACCCTTTTGTTGAGAGACAAAATCGGTAAGTTTGCAGTGCTTTCTCTGAGAGAATCGTTGTGGAGCAGGGAATCTAGCGAATGGTCGCAATCTTCCCATAATAAAGAGAATATATCGGTTCCGTTTTATGAGCTGTTTGAGCTGAACACCCATGTTATAGATTATGAGCTGGAACAGGCGTTGTCCGAAGTATCCACGAGCCGCCAGACTGGAGCATTAGCGTCCGAATCGGAGGAAGCTTTGAACTATGCCGATATTATTCTTCGTTTTCCGCGTGAATCCGCCAATCGCAAACACGTGGAGCGTCTTCGATTTGAACACGAGCAACTGGGTATGGTCAATTACGTGGTCCGTAAATTTGATCTCTCTGTACAGGATATCAGCCGCTTACTGGATGAGGACGGCATTTTTACCGAAGCAGGTGACTTATTGCTCGACGAGCTTCAGCTTCGGGCTAGCCAACACTCCAGGCAGGAACGGAAGCGTCAGGAGGAGCAGCAAGTGCAGGCCGCCAAAGTGGTTGCCTTGCGACAGAGGGAAACTTCCACACCTGAAGAGCCGCCTGCAGAGCAGGCTGTGGAAATGGAATTTTATGTAGAGGTTCCCCCACAATTCACAGCCAAGTGTGACATTCACCAATATAATATGATGCTGCGCAACGAGCCTTATCGCCGTTTGCTGCAAACCTTTTTCCCCGGCACGGTTCCCGGTAACCTGCTGGATATATTCGAGAAGATTGATATCAGCTATAAGTTGCCTGGTGAAGTCATCAATGTGCTGATCCATTATTTAATGTCACTGCTCGTATCGGGGAGCGATCAGCGGATTAACCGCAACTTTGTCGAGGCCGTTGCCTCCAACATGCTGCTAAAGCAGGTAAACACTTACGAAAAAGCTGTTCAATATATAAGGGATCAAGCCAAGGTAAAAGGAAAACAGTCTACTGCTTCTTCCTCCGGGGGCAGATCCCGCACGTATGCCAAAAACAATGGGCCTGCCAAGCCGTCTATTCCGATCGTACAAGATCAGCCTTCCGAGGAATCCGTATCCGAGGAGGAATTGGATGAACTGCTTCGCCTGGCCGAACGACTGCAATCCGGTAAACAGAAAAAGGTGTAA
- the dnaI gene encoding primosomal protein DnaI, with product MESLGDLLQQMQNPSFRQRTRSVADQVLNDPLVKEFCAAHPDVDETQLRLNMSMLFQYTRDRRNCDNCPGLEQCPNDFQGHFCKLGVEYPNGTAEMVDIRTPCAKLVASQHEQRVRQRIKSFYVDERALLEGYNAVEIARKDLQRVPAVNQVFRYIEETKSQGLLKKGLYLEGTFGTGKTFLMGYLLHELALSGFNGVIVYMPDFVEDLKSMIQDGQKLKETTEMLKNCDLLVFDDIGAENLSPWVRDHVMGSILNYRMNRKPTFYTSNYSLQGLEKHLSFTSKDGEEMYKGQRLMDRIRPFVDVITVKGKNQRG from the coding sequence TTGGAATCACTCGGTGATTTGCTTCAGCAGATGCAGAACCCTTCGTTTCGCCAACGTACTCGTAGCGTAGCCGATCAGGTTCTAAATGATCCGCTGGTGAAGGAATTTTGTGCTGCACATCCTGATGTAGACGAAACGCAATTGCGACTTAATATGAGTATGCTCTTTCAGTATACCCGGGATCGTCGAAATTGCGACAACTGTCCGGGACTGGAACAGTGTCCTAACGATTTCCAGGGTCACTTTTGCAAGCTGGGCGTGGAGTATCCCAATGGAACAGCGGAAATGGTGGACATTCGGACCCCGTGCGCCAAGCTAGTTGCCTCCCAGCATGAACAACGAGTGCGTCAGCGAATCAAAAGCTTTTATGTGGACGAGCGCGCGCTGTTGGAAGGATATAATGCCGTGGAAATTGCGCGCAAAGATTTGCAACGCGTACCCGCAGTCAATCAGGTTTTCCGCTATATTGAAGAAACCAAAAGTCAGGGTTTATTAAAAAAAGGGCTCTATCTGGAAGGTACGTTTGGTACGGGGAAAACCTTTTTGATGGGTTATCTGTTGCACGAGTTGGCTCTGTCGGGTTTCAACGGTGTGATTGTCTACATGCCTGATTTTGTGGAGGACTTAAAGTCCATGATACAGGATGGACAGAAGCTTAAGGAAACGACCGAAATGCTTAAAAATTGTGATCTGCTCGTATTTGACGATATTGGTGCTGAAAATTTGAGTCCATGGGTACGGGATCATGTAATGGGCTCCATTTTGAATTACCGAATGAACCGTAAACCGACCTTTTATACTTCTAATTACTCACTGCAAGGGCTAGAGAAGCATCTTAGCTTTACAAGCAAAGACGGAGAGGAAATGTACAAGGGACAACGCTTGATGGACCGGATTCGTCCTTTTGTGGATGTCATTACCGTCAAGGGGAAAAATCAGCGAGGGTAA
- the trxA gene encoding thioredoxin, with amino-acid sequence MAIVNVSDQSFNAEVEGTGTVLVDFWAPWCGPCKMIAPILEDLSTEVGDSVKIAKVNVDENPESASRFGVMSIPTLIVFKDGQPVDKVVGLNSKEALKSMLTKHQ; translated from the coding sequence ATGGCAATTGTTAACGTGTCCGATCAATCCTTCAACGCAGAAGTCGAAGGCACAGGAACCGTTTTGGTTGATTTTTGGGCGCCATGGTGCGGTCCTTGCAAAATGATCGCTCCAATTCTGGAGGATCTGTCTACAGAAGTTGGCGATAGTGTCAAAATCGCGAAGGTGAACGTGGATGAAAATCCAGAGTCTGCTTCTCGTTTCGGCGTGATGAGTATTCCTACCCTAATCGTCTTCAAAGACGGACAGCCTGTTGATAAAGTGGTAGGTTTGAACTCCAAAGAAGCATTGAAAAGCATGCTTACTAAACACCAATAA
- the uvrC gene encoding excinuclease ABC subunit UvrC, with the protein MKSYAEDLQNQEKALENIRHKLALLPDASGCYLMKNSEGTIIYVGKAKVLKNRVRSYFTGSHNGKTQRLVADIRDFEYIVTGSNMEALILECNLIKKHQPRYNVLLKDDKTFPYLKITNEAHPKLEVTRRVLKDKAKYFGPYPNSYAAHQTKKLLDRMYPLRKCGVMPKEVCLYYHMHQCLGPCVKEVEKETYDQISQEIGSFLSGGHEEIKKDLQRKMQEAAEELYFERAKELRDQIISIDAMMEKQKITTSDAKDRDVFGFSVDKGWMCVQILYVRKGKMIERHMSTFPFYGEAYSDFMSYVTQYYSDNPAVPQEILLPDSPKLMKAKSADVDQPIATETELYSATTAETTRITDEEAVQTESDRSADPLRVAEARAAYAEGTNQAQVGDQETEETETETQLSGGLEDPTAAALALAEWLDVKVLVPQRGLKKQMTGMATENARVALDEKFKLIERDEERTSKAASNLGRAIGLDSLHRVEAFDNSNIQGSDPVSAMIVFIDGKPAKKEYRKYKIRSVQGPDDYETMREVIRRRYERVLKENLERPDLIIVDGGRGQIKAATDVLENELGLFIPVCGLVKDAKHRTSQLLMGDTFEAVTLARNSEEFYLLQRIQDEVHRFAITFHREQRGKSMVTSQLDSIPGIGEKRRKLLLKHFGSLKKIREASVEDFRPLSIGDKLARQIIAALREEES; encoded by the coding sequence ATGAAATCCTATGCGGAGGACTTGCAGAACCAGGAGAAGGCGCTGGAGAATATACGGCACAAATTAGCATTGCTGCCGGATGCATCAGGCTGTTACCTGATGAAGAACAGCGAAGGCACCATCATTTATGTCGGCAAGGCCAAAGTGTTGAAAAACCGGGTCCGTTCCTATTTTACAGGTAGCCATAACGGCAAGACGCAACGACTGGTTGCCGATATTCGTGATTTTGAATATATCGTTACAGGCAGCAATATGGAGGCGCTCATTCTGGAGTGCAACCTTATTAAAAAGCACCAGCCGCGTTATAACGTCCTGTTGAAGGATGATAAAACCTTTCCGTACTTGAAAATTACGAACGAGGCACACCCCAAGCTGGAGGTAACCCGTCGCGTTCTGAAAGATAAAGCGAAATATTTTGGACCGTACCCCAATTCCTACGCGGCACATCAGACGAAAAAGCTGCTGGATCGTATGTATCCGCTACGCAAGTGCGGTGTAATGCCAAAAGAAGTGTGTCTGTATTATCACATGCATCAGTGCTTGGGACCTTGTGTAAAAGAGGTCGAGAAGGAAACATATGACCAGATCAGTCAGGAGATCGGTTCCTTTTTGAGTGGAGGACATGAGGAAATTAAAAAGGATCTCCAACGTAAAATGCAGGAGGCCGCAGAGGAATTGTACTTTGAGCGTGCCAAGGAGCTGCGGGATCAGATTATTAGCATCGACGCGATGATGGAAAAGCAGAAAATCACCACATCTGATGCGAAGGACCGGGATGTATTCGGCTTTTCGGTAGATAAGGGCTGGATGTGTGTACAGATTCTATATGTCCGCAAGGGTAAAATGATCGAGCGCCATATGTCGACTTTCCCTTTCTACGGTGAAGCTTACAGTGATTTTATGTCCTATGTGACGCAATATTACAGTGACAACCCGGCAGTGCCGCAGGAGATATTGTTGCCGGATTCTCCTAAGCTGATGAAAGCAAAATCGGCTGATGTTGATCAACCGATTGCAACAGAAACTGAGCTTTACAGTGCAACTACAGCTGAGACTACCAGGATTACAGATGAGGAAGCAGTACAAACGGAGTCAGACCGTTCTGCTGACCCACTGCGGGTAGCCGAAGCACGAGCAGCTTATGCAGAAGGAACGAATCAAGCTCAAGTTGGTGACCAAGAAACCGAGGAAACAGAAACTGAAACTCAACTATCCGGTGGATTGGAGGACCCAACGGCGGCAGCTCTCGCTTTGGCTGAATGGCTGGATGTAAAGGTACTTGTGCCGCAGCGTGGGCTGAAAAAGCAAATGACGGGGATGGCGACGGAAAATGCACGTGTTGCTTTGGATGAAAAGTTTAAACTGATCGAGCGGGATGAGGAACGGACCTCCAAAGCTGCAAGCAATCTGGGACGTGCCATTGGGCTGGATAGTCTGCATCGGGTAGAGGCGTTCGATAATTCCAACATTCAGGGTTCCGATCCAGTGTCGGCCATGATCGTCTTTATTGACGGTAAGCCTGCCAAAAAAGAGTATCGAAAATACAAGATCCGTTCTGTGCAGGGACCAGATGATTATGAAACGATGCGTGAGGTTATTCGGCGCCGATATGAACGTGTACTGAAGGAAAATCTAGAGCGTCCCGATTTGATCATTGTCGATGGCGGGCGTGGACAAATAAAAGCGGCAACCGATGTATTGGAAAATGAGTTGGGCTTGTTTATTCCTGTGTGTGGTTTGGTGAAAGATGCCAAACACAGAACTTCCCAATTACTGATGGGGGATACATTTGAGGCCGTAACACTTGCACGCAACAGCGAGGAATTTTATCTGCTGCAACGGATTCAGGACGAGGTTCACCGTTTTGCCATTACGTTCCACCGCGAGCAGCGCGGCAAATCGATGGTAACTTCCCAGTTGGACTCCATTCCGGGCATTGGAGAGAAACGGCGTAAGTTGCTGCTTAAGCATTTTGGATCGCTCAAAAAAATAAGAGAGGCCAGCGTCGAAGACTTCCGGCCTCTCTCTATTGGGGATAAACTTGCTCGTCAGATTATAGCTGCCCTTCGGGAGGAGGAGTCGTAG
- a CDS encoding CPBP family intramembrane glutamic endopeptidase, producing the protein MNPIGKPVVLTANFKKLGLLGGVGLICFFIFQLLIPSLSNPSPESLMNAKVISKQEAIVHALDFARSELGYTESQPEKPVVTYQAETDLYGYLSREKLLQAYDRTWKKNYPYETFRVDLPDSSAKGKLQIHVDLSTGKVVSFKRITSSTNYTQADVSTDEQARSKLVRIAEGDMTLEAKEQAAAKWIKRFGFNPSELKLATTEGEGGLKYTVDEKKIGASVLTLAFTFEDGDVRSFTQSFSAPSSYTDYVKNQTYWANWMTYAGYALFSFVLGVLAIVYASLTRRHTSFVRGIVLSIVYFVASIAGTMNMLPLLQAEAGSKGMLIFLMVFQVGVTFFMAVALYFSLVGGDGLMRQVGLNAWPRAKEPGYGLYVLRSMYVGYLWAFILLGVQSILFFVLERTFNTFSTTDATQSPYNMAYPWLLPIMAWMAGIGEETVYRLFGIPMVKKIVKNTFVACLITTLIWALGHTLYPIYPVISRPIELTFLGLLFSFVFLRYGFIAAMFSHVIFDSILMGLSVISLGDTVNVSAGLFWILLPAIVGYIIYWFSPKKPNLIMFEPVKKEEPYSTTPPPEGQL; encoded by the coding sequence ATGAATCCTATCGGGAAACCGGTCGTGCTCACGGCCAACTTCAAAAAATTAGGCTTGCTGGGCGGGGTTGGCCTGATTTGCTTTTTTATCTTTCAATTGCTTATTCCCTCGCTTAGCAATCCAAGTCCGGAATCATTGATGAATGCAAAGGTCATCAGCAAACAAGAAGCGATCGTACACGCATTGGACTTCGCCCGTTCTGAGCTGGGCTATACGGAATCACAGCCAGAGAAGCCTGTCGTGACCTATCAGGCTGAAACAGATTTGTACGGTTATTTATCCAGAGAAAAACTGCTTCAAGCGTACGATCGTACATGGAAAAAAAATTATCCTTATGAAACCTTTCGGGTTGATTTGCCTGACTCCTCAGCGAAGGGCAAGCTGCAAATTCATGTGGATTTATCCACTGGGAAGGTCGTTAGCTTTAAGCGGATCACCTCCAGCACCAATTACACACAGGCTGATGTTTCTACAGATGAACAAGCACGAAGCAAGCTTGTACGTATAGCTGAGGGCGACATGACGCTTGAAGCTAAGGAACAGGCTGCAGCAAAATGGATCAAACGCTTTGGCTTTAATCCATCGGAATTGAAGCTTGCGACCACTGAGGGGGAAGGTGGATTAAAATATACCGTGGACGAAAAGAAAATCGGCGCCTCGGTCCTTACGCTGGCTTTTACCTTTGAAGATGGGGATGTTCGCTCATTTACCCAAAGCTTTTCAGCCCCTTCGTCTTATACCGACTATGTTAAAAATCAAACATACTGGGCGAATTGGATGACTTATGCGGGTTATGCCCTATTTAGCTTTGTCCTGGGCGTACTTGCCATTGTGTATGCGTCACTCACCCGACGACATACTTCATTTGTACGCGGTATTGTTCTGTCCATTGTTTATTTTGTTGCTAGTATAGCTGGGACCATGAACATGCTGCCTTTATTACAAGCTGAAGCAGGCAGTAAGGGCATGCTTATATTTCTTATGGTATTCCAGGTCGGTGTTACCTTCTTCATGGCTGTAGCCCTCTACTTCTCCTTGGTTGGTGGTGACGGGCTTATGCGTCAGGTTGGACTCAATGCATGGCCACGGGCCAAAGAGCCGGGCTACGGGCTGTATGTGCTTCGCAGTATGTATGTCGGTTACTTGTGGGCCTTCATTTTACTCGGCGTACAATCCATTTTGTTCTTTGTACTGGAGCGTACATTTAATACGTTCTCCACTACAGACGCCACGCAATCCCCTTACAATATGGCTTATCCATGGCTACTACCGATTATGGCCTGGATGGCAGGTATTGGAGAAGAGACTGTTTACCGTCTATTTGGTATTCCGATGGTAAAAAAAATAGTCAAAAATACGTTTGTTGCTTGTCTGATTACTACGCTTATTTGGGCACTGGGACATACGCTTTATCCAATCTATCCAGTGATTTCAAGACCTATTGAGCTGACTTTTCTTGGTTTGCTGTTTAGCTTCGTGTTCCTGCGTTACGGCTTTATCGCTGCCATGTTCAGCCACGTTATTTTTGACAGCATATTAATGGGGCTTAGTGTGATCAGTTTGGGAGACACCGTGAATGTGAGCGCAGGCCTATTCTGGATCTTACTTCCGGCTATTGTAGGCTACATCATTTACTGGTTTAGTCCTAAAAAACCTAATCTAATCATGTTTGAACCCGTGAAAAAAGAGGAGCCGTATTCTACGACTCCTCCTCCCGAAGGGCAGCTATAA
- a CDS encoding TrkH family potassium uptake protein yields MNPNASWLRLSPPQIFVAGFAIIILIGSLLLMLPISNTTGKPLAFIDALFTAASATCVTGLVVKDTGLFFTTFGQIVIVALIQIGGLGFMTMATLIALVFKRRISLRERLILQEAMNQTSVEGIVGLIRKVLWYSLMIEGVCAIIFSIRWSFDMPVGRAIYFGIWHAISMFNNAGFDLFGEFRSLTGYVYDPIVNFTAMFLIISGGIGFVVMSDLADYRKRKRLSLHTKVVLSMTAALIVVGTLVIFVFEFTNPKTLGSLDWGGKLLGSLFQSVTPRTAGANTLDIAGLRQATQFFIIILMFIGASPGSTGGGIKTTTFALLIGAVFSMLRGREDIVLFRYRLAQARIYKALTITLLGLLFVIGVTMILSATEDHHFLMILFETVSAFGTVGLSMGLTPDLTVVGKLVITLTMFAGRLGPLTLAYALGPKKGKELYRHPEGKIIIG; encoded by the coding sequence ATGAATCCCAATGCAAGCTGGCTTCGGCTTTCTCCACCGCAAATATTCGTTGCAGGCTTTGCCATTATCATTCTAATAGGTAGTTTATTGTTAATGCTGCCCATTTCTAATACAACAGGAAAACCACTTGCGTTTATAGACGCTTTGTTTACTGCCGCTTCCGCGACCTGTGTAACTGGGCTTGTCGTTAAGGATACAGGGCTCTTTTTTACAACCTTTGGTCAAATTGTCATCGTTGCGTTGATTCAGATTGGCGGACTTGGCTTTATGACTATGGCTACCTTGATCGCGCTGGTGTTCAAGCGTCGGATTTCCTTGCGGGAGCGCCTTATTTTGCAAGAAGCGATGAATCAGACCTCTGTCGAAGGAATTGTCGGATTGATCCGCAAGGTGCTATGGTACTCGCTGATGATTGAGGGCGTATGTGCAATCATTTTTTCGATTCGCTGGTCGTTTGATATGCCTGTAGGCAGGGCGATTTATTTTGGGATTTGGCATGCTATTTCCATGTTTAATAATGCTGGTTTTGATTTATTCGGTGAATTTCGCAGCCTGACAGGTTATGTATATGATCCGATTGTTAATTTTACAGCCATGTTCCTCATTATTTCGGGTGGCATTGGTTTTGTAGTGATGTCAGACCTGGCAGATTATCGCAAGCGTAAGAGACTGTCCTTGCATACCAAGGTGGTACTCAGCATGACAGCTGCTCTGATTGTCGTCGGGACGCTTGTCATTTTTGTATTTGAGTTTACGAATCCGAAGACGCTTGGCTCGCTTGATTGGGGTGGTAAACTGCTGGGTTCTTTATTCCAGTCCGTTACCCCTCGCACCGCAGGTGCCAACACGCTGGACATTGCAGGCTTGCGGCAGGCTACGCAGTTTTTTATCATCATACTCATGTTTATTGGGGCTTCGCCTGGCTCCACTGGAGGCGGGATTAAGACCACTACATTTGCTCTGCTCATTGGAGCGGTGTTTTCGATGCTGCGGGGACGGGAAGACATTGTGCTGTTCCGGTACCGACTTGCGCAGGCACGCATTTATAAGGCTTTGACTATTACATTGCTGGGGTTGCTGTTCGTGATTGGGGTGACGATGATTCTGTCCGCAACCGAAGATCATCATTTTCTGATGATCTTGTTCGAGACGGTGTCTGCCTTTGGTACGGTAGGACTGTCCATGGGGCTTACACCTGATTTGACAGTTGTAGGCAAGCTGGTGATTACTCTGACGATGTTTGCAGGCAGGCTGGGTCCACTCACGCTAGCTTATGCACTGGGACCGAAAAAGGGTAAGGAATTGTATCGTCATCCAGAAGGTAAAATAATTATAGGGTAA
- a CDS encoding potassium channel family protein, with the protein MKTQQFVVIGLGRFGSSLALQLVDMGCEVLGIDRNEDVVDSMSEILTHTVVADATDEDALRSLGIRNFDCGIVAIGDDIQVSILTAILLKELGVRKVVAKAISVLHGRALEKLGVDRVIYPERDMGIRVAHQLVTPNLLDYLELSKEYSIVELNVPACLNGKTLAELNARTRFGCSIVALHTANGILIAPTAMDRLKADDIMVIIGSNDNIGRFEDEVVNVNEEG; encoded by the coding sequence ATGAAAACGCAGCAGTTTGTAGTCATTGGCTTGGGACGGTTTGGCTCAAGCCTGGCTTTGCAATTGGTGGATATGGGGTGCGAGGTGCTGGGCATTGATCGGAATGAGGATGTTGTGGACAGTATGAGTGAGATTCTGACACATACTGTCGTGGCGGACGCTACAGATGAGGATGCCTTGCGGTCACTCGGCATACGTAATTTCGATTGCGGCATTGTTGCGATTGGTGATGATATTCAGGTAAGCATCCTGACCGCCATTTTGCTGAAGGAGCTGGGTGTGAGAAAAGTCGTAGCCAAAGCCATATCTGTGCTGCATGGGCGTGCGTTAGAGAAGCTTGGGGTGGACCGAGTCATTTATCCGGAACGGGATATGGGTATTCGAGTAGCGCATCAGCTGGTCACGCCTAATCTGCTCGATTATTTGGAGCTGTCCAAGGAATACAGCATTGTAGAACTTAATGTGCCTGCATGTCTGAATGGCAAAACGTTGGCAGAATTAAATGCTCGCACCCGCTTTGGTTGCAGCATCGTGGCGCTTCATACGGCGAATGGTATCTTGATCGCACCGACAGCTATGGATCGGCTGAAAGCAGACGATATTATGGTCATTATCGGCTCCAATGATAATATCGGCCGCTTTGAGGATGAGGTCGTTAATGTCAATGAAGAGGGTTAA
- a CDS encoding LysR family transcriptional regulator — protein MFEDLNAFAVIVEQSSLNKASKLLNLSQPALSRKIAKLEEELGVHLFDRRGKRLEITSTGRFVYTFALEQRQRQLRFLQKLSQHKNEAQSMLTLGASLTTLQTTLPTLVEAFMSKHPQTELKLLTGKTHEIVAFVRDKKADAGVVGSAIHEAGLRCIPLFDDHLELVVPIGHELTVKTGTASMKDLQGLPMIIFSKGTWYRSLTDDLFQRSGIMPDIRMEIDSFEAIVRLLPTCKASALLPKSYLRSELLRDNGLTALYLPDLKETRRTTSLIYSETADLGPTARRWISETRASFAGYRMV, from the coding sequence TTGTTTGAGGATTTGAACGCTTTTGCCGTCATTGTCGAGCAGTCCAGCTTGAATAAAGCCTCCAAACTGCTGAATTTGTCCCAACCCGCCCTGTCTCGCAAAATTGCCAAGCTGGAGGAAGAGCTGGGTGTCCATCTCTTTGATCGTCGGGGCAAACGGCTCGAAATTACATCGACTGGCCGATTTGTATATACTTTCGCGCTGGAGCAACGGCAACGTCAGCTTCGCTTCTTACAAAAGCTGTCCCAGCACAAAAATGAAGCTCAGAGCATGCTTACACTGGGCGCTAGTCTCACGACACTCCAAACGACGCTGCCTACCCTCGTCGAAGCTTTCATGAGCAAGCATCCTCAGACTGAGCTAAAGCTGCTCACCGGCAAGACGCATGAAATCGTTGCCTTTGTACGCGACAAAAAAGCAGACGCCGGCGTTGTCGGGTCTGCCATTCATGAAGCTGGACTGCGTTGCATTCCGTTATTTGACGATCATTTGGAGCTAGTCGTCCCCATCGGACATGAATTAACTGTCAAGACAGGAACGGCTTCAATGAAGGACTTGCAAGGATTGCCGATGATTATTTTCTCCAAAGGAACCTGGTACCGCAGTCTGACGGATGACTTGTTCCAGCGTAGCGGCATTATGCCGGATATCCGCATGGAAATCGACTCCTTCGAGGCGATTGTACGCCTGCTTCCCACCTGCAAGGCATCCGCTTTGCTGCCCAAATCCTATTTGCGCAGCGAACTGCTGCGAGATAATGGACTTACTGCATTGTACTTGCCTGATTTGAAGGAGACACGCCGAACGACCTCCCTCATCTACTCAGAAACGGCCGATCTCGGCCCAACAGCACGACGCTGGATTAGCGAGACACGCGCATCGTTTGCAGGCTACCGTATGGTATAG
- a CDS encoding succinate dehydrogenase cytochrome b558 subunit: MRGFYSRKLHSLLGVIPLALFFVEHLVTNFTAVEGGKEGFNRSVAFLNGLPLVIVLETLFIYLPLLFHGIYGLYIAYQADPNVKRFGYSRNWRFLFQRISGVITFVFIIWHVYDTRFQVALGNVTHEELGGVMHGIVTNPVYFILYLISVVSASFHFANGLWAFMVSWGITVGPRAQKVSSYICMTLFVVVSIGFVASLLAFRSAEFQETATALVQCSAFKQLL; this comes from the coding sequence ATGAGAGGATTTTATTCCAGAAAGCTGCATTCGCTTCTTGGCGTCATTCCATTGGCTCTATTTTTTGTTGAGCATTTGGTGACGAACTTCACAGCGGTGGAGGGCGGCAAGGAAGGTTTTAATCGCAGCGTGGCCTTCCTGAATGGTTTGCCGCTGGTTATTGTGTTAGAAACGTTATTCATCTACTTGCCATTACTGTTCCACGGAATCTATGGCTTGTATATCGCTTATCAGGCTGACCCGAATGTCAAAAGGTTTGGCTATTCGCGTAACTGGCGCTTTTTGTTCCAGCGTATTTCCGGCGTCATTACGTTTGTATTTATTATCTGGCACGTATACGACACACGCTTTCAGGTGGCCCTAGGTAATGTAACTCATGAGGAGCTAGGCGGCGTAATGCATGGTATAGTGACGAACCCGGTCTATTTTATTTTGTATTTAATCAGTGTCGTTTCGGCATCATTTCACTTTGCTAATGGACTGTGGGCATTTATGGTCAGTTGGGGGATTACCGTGGGACCACGTGCCCAAAAAGTATCTTCCTATATCTGTATGACCCTGTTCGTGGTGGTGTCGATCGGCTTCGTTGCTTCCCTGCTTGCATTTCGCAGCGCGGAATTCCAGGAAACGGCAACAGCCTTGGTGCAATGCAGCGCCTTTAAACAGCTACTGTAA